TGCGCTCCGTTCTTTTGCTCATATTATCAATTTGACTATCTGCTAACTTTCCGTTAGGGATATATACGATAGACCCTTCCTTGGTTCGCAATAGGGTCGCCCTTAAGCCAACGGATTCTACCTTACCACGGATGGTACAAGCTATAATCTCATCCCCTATTACAAAGGGCCTATCCATCATAATTAAAAAGGAGCCAAATATGTTTTGAATGGTATCTTTAGCAGCAAAACTAATACCCAATGTACAGAAAGAAAGCACGTTTGTTAATGCTTTAGTTTCAAAACCAAGCTTTGACATAATAGTTATAAAACCAATAAATAGGATAAAAATTTTCACTACCATGCTAAAAAGTGGCAACGTATATACTATGAACTTATTGGGCTGTTGTCTAGCTTGTATCCATTCTTGTATAATATTTACCACTTGATACAGCAAGCAAATGAATAGCAAGGAATGTATGGTTCCCAATACTGGATTTATAAAGCGTTCTATAATCTGAAAAGGAAATATGCGCAAAGAAATGCTTAAGTAGAAGAGGAGGATGTATATAAATAGGATACGTCTTACTACGTAATATTGTTCCGCACGCTGCCCTATACATCTATAGAGCAGCGCATGAAATAAGTAGGGGAGAAACCTATGCGTTAACAAAATAATAAACCCCATAGCTAGGAGAAATACGTATTGCCAGACTTCCAGCATGCAGTATTTCTTTTTACCTATTCCTTTAGGCAATAAATCATAACATAGGTTGCGCATCGTTACGTAAGTATGGTATTGCTTCAGACAGGCAATGCTTTTTTTGCTATAGCGGCCCTCTTCTTCCTGTGTAAGGCTACCCAACGTCCCATCCGATTCTGCCCTATGGGCATGGTTCACGCAGCTGGAATGCGTATATACCGCATCATGCCAAGCATCCCAGTTGCCCTTCTGTACAGAAGTTACCGTAGCTTCTCCCTGAGCAGGCAATAGCATGTAATGCCCTATAAATAAAAAAATAAATGATATTTTTTTCATAATATTACATTTTAGTGGGTTGACTCACGTAAGCAATGCGGTACCTATAGCAACGCCAATAGGCTAGCTTATTATTTCACAAGGATGCTTACCATACACAATAGATTAAATTTAAAAAAACTGCTGTCATGTCACTAGCTATTGACAAAGGGCGTCATAAATTTGATTATATAGAAGTCTTAGGTGCGAGAACCCATAATTTAAAAAATATTGATCTTCGTTTCCCACGCAATCAATTGGTAGTACTTACAGGTGTAAGTGGTAGCGGTAAGTCCTCCTTGGCTTTTGATACGATTTATGCAGAAGGGCAGAGGCGGTATAGGGAAAGTTTTAGTGCCTACGCGCGCAATTTTCTGGAGAATATAACGAGGCCTGAGGTAGATGCAATCAATGGGTTAAGTCCTGTTATTGCGATTGAACAGAAAACAACTCATAGCCATGCACGTTCTACAGTAGGTACTTTTACAGAGATCTATGACTTTATGCGTCTGCTTTTTGCACGCATAGCGGATGCACATGATCATTGCAGCAGTAATAAAATGGTTGTTCAAAATGAAGACCAATTATTTACTGATTTATTGAATATGTATGCAGGTCAATCGGTTACCTTAATGGCACCGCTGGTAAGCGGTAAAAAAGGGCATTTTGGGGAACTATTCAATCGTTTAATTCGACTTGGCTTTCATAAAATTAGCCTGGATGGTACGATTAAGGAATTGGACGATTCGCTCACGTTGGCACGCTATAAAAAGCACGATATAGCCTTAGTGGTAGATCACGTAATAGTTACTAAGCCCAATCAGGATCGAATGAAGCATAGTCTACAGTTGGCATTGCTGCATGGTAAAGGGCGTGTCAAGGTTGTAGATGCGGCGCATCAATCGCGTTATTTCTCTACTTCTTTAGTGGATGTTGAAACAGGGTGTGCATATGACGCACCAGAGCCTAGTTTATTTTCTTTTAATACTGCTCATGGCGCATGTCCTACTTGTGCAGGGTTAGGAGAAAAAATTCAGGTAGATATAGATTCTATTATTCCAGATAAAACTAAAAGCATTTATCAGGGGGCTATTTTGCCTTTAGGGGCACATAAGTCCTCGATTTTATTTAAGAAAATCACAACGCTACTTGCCTTTTACCGCCATCAGATAACGGATCCAGTAGAGACGTTGCCTTTACCACTTTTGCATTTACTATTACTGGGTAATACAGTGCAATCTGCTACCAATAAAGGATTAGATTATGTGGAGCCTTTTCCAGGTGTTATCCCAACGCTTATCAAGGAACAGGAGCGAGAAGGTAGCGTTACAAGCAGTATGGGTACCATCTTTGAAGCAGTATGTCCAGATTGTGCAGGAAGCAGGCTCAATAAAGTGGCCAGATCTTTTAAAATCAAGGAACGTACGATTGCAGAATTGGCTAGTATGGAACTCGATAAGTTACAGGCATGGTTTACACAGCTACCCGCTAGCTTAACAGAGCGGCAGCAACAAATTGCCCAAGAGCTCATCAAAGAAATAAGCAAGCGGCTGCAATTTTTAATAGACGTTGGGTTGCATTACCTACAGCTGAATAGAAGCTTAAAGACTTTATCTGGTGGAGAAGCGCAACGGGTTAGGCTGGCTACGCAAATGGGCATTCAGCTATTGGGGGTTTGTTATATTCTAGATGAGCCTAGTATCGGATTACACCAGCGTGACAATAGCCGCTTAATTGCTGCATTAAAAACGTTAAGAGATATGGGGAACACGCTACTAGTAGTGGAGCATGATAGGGAAACGATGTTAGAAGCAGATTACCTTATTGAGATAGGGCCTCAAGCTGGGCTCTATGGCGGTTTGGTAGTAGCGGCGGGTAGCTTACCTGAATTCCTTATGCAGGATAGTGTTACGGCTGAATTTTTAAACCGCAAAAGGGATTTCCCCTTTTCTGCTACGCGAAAGAAGGGAAATGGGAACGCTATTACGCTTATGGGATGCAGCGGGCATAACTTAAAAAATATAACGGTAACCATCCCATTGGGTATGATGGTTTGTATAACAGGAGTATCGGGAAGTGGCAAGTCTTCATTGATTCACAAAACGCTTCTCCCTATACTGCAGAGAAAGCTGTACAATAGCCCTGTTGTGCCGTTAGATTATAAAGAAGCAACTGGTTTAGTGCATATTAATAAAGTTATAGAAGTAAATCAGGCTCCTATTGGCAGAACACATCGTTCTAACCCTGCTACCTATACCACTATTTTTACAGAAATACGTAACTTTTTTGCTCTTTTACCAGAGGCGCAGATCCAAGGATATAAGCCTAACCGGTTTTCTTTTAATATAAAAGAAGGACGCTGTAACAGCTGTGAAGGAATTGGGCATCAGCGTATAGAAATGGGTTTATTACCAGAGATTTATGTTACTTGTGCCAGCTGTAAGGGGAAGCGCTATAACCGAGAGACCTTAGCAGTACGTTATAAAGGGAAATCCATTGCTGATGTGTTAGATATGACCGTGGAGGATGCCTTTTCTTTTTTTAAGAACCATGCTACTATATGTTCCAAACTGCATACCTTAATGCAGGTAGGCTTAGGATATATTACATTGGGGCAGCATGCCACTACTTTATCTGGCGGAGAAGCACAACGTATGAAGCTAGCTACAGAGCTAACACAAAAAAGCAGCCGAGATACGCTTTATATTTTAGATGAGCCTACTACTGGACTTCATTTTCAAGATATAGTAGATCTTTTATCGGTATTGCAAAAGTTAGTAGAGCAAGGTAATACTGTTTTGGTTATAGAGCACAATGTAGATATGATCAAAGTGGCGGATTATGTTATTGATCTAGGGCCAGAAGGAGGAGATGCAGGGGGGTATGTAGTGGCAGTGGGTACACCGGAAGAGGTTGCGTTAGCGCAGGCAAGCCATACAGGCTACTTTTTAAGAAAAGAATTAGAGATTATACATAAATCCTAAAGCAACGGATGATTGGGATAGGGAATACAATAAAAAAATTACCGTTGTACTTTCAGTATGCGTACAGGGTAGGGATCTGTCTTGCTGTAATAGGTCTAACCTCTTGTAAAGACTTAAAAAATTGGAGCAGCCCGTATGTTTCACATGTTACTATTGAATTTGGACAAAAAAGAGATGCAGCAGGTCACCTAGCATCACTGCGCACCTGCCTCTTGCAAAGAGAATTATTCTACTTAAAGTTGGATAGGAATGCAAAGTCGGATGGGTATCGGGTTTTTATGGAAAATTTAGAGAAGCTACCAGAAAGATTAAAAAATAAAATTGTACTTGAGCCAAATGTTACTTCCTTTAGTTTTGAGCTGTACAATACGGATTATTACCATAAAGTTATCGTAACGTATGATACAGTTACTTCTCTGATTTCTCCTGAAGCGGGTGGTATTCAGAGAAAATACACTATTAAACAGATTGAGCTTATAGAAGAGACGGCTCCCCAAGCAGATGGCACTCCAGCAAGAAAGCCTATTTTTTGTGATTACCGCATAAAAAAGGCAACCCTAAAAAAAGAAAAAAGATCTGTTAATGTTAAATTATTTTATTAAAATCTTTTTTGCTGTTCTCTTGGTTGTTACGGTTTCTTCCCATGCAACTACTTCAACAGAGCAGTCTCTACCCTCCCCTTTACAAGAGGCGCCCCAAGCAGAAGCTAAGCGCGCTACTATTTGGCCCACTACGCTCTATCTTGGGATAGATCTTGCTAAAACGGGCTATGGTTGGCATCAGAAAACAGGTAATGCTTGGGAGATAAGTAGTTCGATAGATTTTAGTCGGCTTTTATGGGATATGGATTATGGGCAGGGGAGCATTCATCGGGATGGGGGCAACGATGGCTCGATTACGGATACAACTGGTCGCTATTTTAGGGTAGGATTGGGTTGGAACTTGCTAACACCAACAGACGATCATAATCAGTTTTTTGCAGGCATACGTTATGCTAGAAGCTGGTTTAACTTTGCTTTAAAAGGACGAGTGCTTCCATGTGATCACAGATCATATAATGATAAGCAAGGAATAATAGGAAAGCCTACAACATGCATAGGTTGTACATCAGGTTGGGACAGTTGGAAAGGTGATAGCGTAGTAGATTGGTGGGAAATAGTAGCAGGTGGTAAAGTACGTTTGGTCCATATTTTATCTATTGGTTGTACCGTACGCTATAAGTTTCATAAAAAAACGATAAAAAAACGTTGTACAAACAACCAGATTGCTGAACCTTTTGATATTCCAGGTTTTGGTTTTGGCGAATATGACCATGCCTTTGGTTGTAGTTTATATGTATTGCTACGCATTCCACTACAAAGCAAACATAAGGTTGCTATAAGCAGTAGAAAAAACTAAACGTAGCTAGGGAAGGTCTGTTAGTAGGAGTAGGCTAATAAGCAGGTATGCTATATGAGAAGAGTTTTAAAATATATTTTTCTAGTACTGTTGGTAATAGTTGTAGATCAAGCAGTTAAATTGTGGGTGCATGGGCATATGGAGTTGGGATTAGCGGGGCATATCAACCTAGTAGGTAATTTATTTGGGCTTACCTATGTTTTAAACTATGGCATGGCATTTGGATTGCAATGGAGCTTTAAGTATGGGAAGCTACTTATGACAGGGATACGTTTAGCTATTTCTTTGGGTATAGTTAGGCATATCTTTTTCGGTTTTTTGCGATCCGCCCCCACTGGTTGGGTTGTGGGGTGGGTTTTGATTTTAGCGGGTGCCCTCGGTAATAGCATAGATGGTGTTTTGTATGGTGTTTATTTGGACAATGCCCCAGATACAGCGGTTATGAAATGGTTTCATGGGCAAACCATTGATATGCTTCATCTTGATGTATGGTCTGGTACGCTGCCAAACTGGTTTCCAATTGTAGGAGGAGAAGTGATTGCCTTACTACCTATCTTTAACATAGCGGATGTATCTATTTGTAGTGGATTATTATGTATATTGTACTGCTACAGACAAATAGCTGCCTGGGAAAAATCCATTCGTTCAATAAGCTAAGGGTATAGTTGAATTTATTATTTATGAGACAGTTTATAAAATATTTTATTATTGTATTGCTTATTGTTTTAGCAGATCAAGCATCTAAATTATGGGTCCATTACCATATGGCAATGGGTGTTGAAGGGCAAATTAACCTTATTGGAAAGATACTAAAGCTTACCTATACGTTAAATCCCTCCATGGCCTTTAGCATCCATTTAGGATTTAAATATGGAAAATTACTGCTCACTATAACACGCATTGCTGCTTCTTGTTATATTTTTTGGTGCGTTGTACAGGCTATAAGGGAATGTGTAGCTCCTGCTTGGGTATGGGGTTGGGCATTGGTTTTAGCAGGAGCCATTGGCAACAGCATAGATAGTACTTTTTAT
Above is a window of Candidatus Cardinium hertigii DNA encoding:
- the uvrA gene encoding excinuclease ABC subunit UvrA, with protein sequence MSLAIDKGRHKFDYIEVLGARTHNLKNIDLRFPRNQLVVLTGVSGSGKSSLAFDTIYAEGQRRYRESFSAYARNFLENITRPEVDAINGLSPVIAIEQKTTHSHARSTVGTFTEIYDFMRLLFARIADAHDHCSSNKMVVQNEDQLFTDLLNMYAGQSVTLMAPLVSGKKGHFGELFNRLIRLGFHKISLDGTIKELDDSLTLARYKKHDIALVVDHVIVTKPNQDRMKHSLQLALLHGKGRVKVVDAAHQSRYFSTSLVDVETGCAYDAPEPSLFSFNTAHGACPTCAGLGEKIQVDIDSIIPDKTKSIYQGAILPLGAHKSSILFKKITTLLAFYRHQITDPVETLPLPLLHLLLLGNTVQSATNKGLDYVEPFPGVIPTLIKEQEREGSVTSSMGTIFEAVCPDCAGSRLNKVARSFKIKERTIAELASMELDKLQAWFTQLPASLTERQQQIAQELIKEISKRLQFLIDVGLHYLQLNRSLKTLSGGEAQRVRLATQMGIQLLGVCYILDEPSIGLHQRDNSRLIAALKTLRDMGNTLLVVEHDRETMLEADYLIEIGPQAGLYGGLVVAAGSLPEFLMQDSVTAEFLNRKRDFPFSATRKKGNGNAITLMGCSGHNLKNITVTIPLGMMVCITGVSGSGKSSLIHKTLLPILQRKLYNSPVVPLDYKEATGLVHINKVIEVNQAPIGRTHRSNPATYTTIFTEIRNFFALLPEAQIQGYKPNRFSFNIKEGRCNSCEGIGHQRIEMGLLPEIYVTCASCKGKRYNRETLAVRYKGKSIADVLDMTVEDAFSFFKNHATICSKLHTLMQVGLGYITLGQHATTLSGGEAQRMKLATELTQKSSRDTLYILDEPTTGLHFQDIVDLLSVLQKLVEQGNTVLVIEHNVDMIKVADYVIDLGPEGGDAGGYVVAVGTPEEVALAQASHTGYFLRKELEIIHKS
- a CDS encoding DUF6048 family protein — translated: MLNYFIKIFFAVLLVVTVSSHATTSTEQSLPSPLQEAPQAEAKRATIWPTTLYLGIDLAKTGYGWHQKTGNAWEISSSIDFSRLLWDMDYGQGSIHRDGGNDGSITDTTGRYFRVGLGWNLLTPTDDHNQFFAGIRYARSWFNFALKGRVLPCDHRSYNDKQGIIGKPTTCIGCTSGWDSWKGDSVVDWWEIVAGGKVRLVHILSIGCTVRYKFHKKTIKKRCTNNQIAEPFDIPGFGFGEYDHAFGCSLYVLLRIPLQSKHKVAISSRKN
- a CDS encoding lipoprotein signal peptidase, which encodes MRQFIKYFIIVLLIVLADQASKLWVHYHMAMGVEGQINLIGKILKLTYTLNPSMAFSIHLGFKYGKLLLTITRIAASCYIFWCVVQAIRECVAPAWVWGWALVLAGAIGNSIDSTFYGIWLDNALDTAPMQWFHGQVIDMIHIDLWSGVMPDWMPIWGGMHVCCLPIFNIADVAISVGLLFILCNASAKSNSTSDLRNECALYEEGCG
- a CDS encoding mechanosensitive ion channel family protein; the encoded protein is MKKISFIFLFIGHYMLLPAQGEATVTSVQKGNWDAWHDAVYTHSSCVNHAHRAESDGTLGSLTQEEEGRYSKKSIACLKQYHTYVTMRNLCYDLLPKGIGKKKYCMLEVWQYVFLLAMGFIILLTHRFLPYLFHALLYRCIGQRAEQYYVVRRILFIYILLFYLSISLRIFPFQIIERFINPVLGTIHSLLFICLLYQVVNIIQEWIQARQQPNKFIVYTLPLFSMVVKIFILFIGFITIMSKLGFETKALTNVLSFCTLGISFAAKDTIQNIFGSFLIMMDRPFVIGDEIIACTIRGKVESVGLRATLLRTKEGSIVYIPNGKLADSQIDNMSKRTERIVSLSIPVSYTVSLERLTKFIEGLHKMATAQSLAKPDKTAIYIENMETQGFVIHFNVYLNCRQVQLEQAYRNQTILLILQLADQLQVQLGKEPH
- a CDS encoding signal peptidase II yields the protein MRRVLKYIFLVLLVIVVDQAVKLWVHGHMELGLAGHINLVGNLFGLTYVLNYGMAFGLQWSFKYGKLLMTGIRLAISLGIVRHIFFGFLRSAPTGWVVGWVLILAGALGNSIDGVLYGVYLDNAPDTAVMKWFHGQTIDMLHLDVWSGTLPNWFPIVGGEVIALLPIFNIADVSICSGLLCILYCYRQIAAWEKSIRSIS